The Abditibacteriota bacterium genome segment CCAAGGACCCCGCCTTCCTGCGCCACAACGGCAAGCCCGTGCTGGAGCTGTGGGGCGTGGGCTTCAACGACAACCGCCGCTACACCATAGAGGACTGTATAGAGCTGGTGGACTGGCTCCACAACGACCCCAAATACGGCGGCTGCTACGTGGTCATAGGCGTTCCCGACGGCTGGCGCGAGCAGAACAGAGACTGCATCAAGAGCGACGCCATGACCGAGGTGCTGGACAAGGCCGACTGCATCAGCCCCTGGGCCGTAGGCAGATTCGGCAGCATCAGGGAGTTTTCCGATTGGGCTCTGGCCAAAGCCAGGGCTGACTACGAATGGTGCGTCAAGCGGGGCAAGATCTTCATGCCCGTGGTGTTCCCCGGCTTCACCTGGCACAACATGAACCCGGACAGCCCTCTGAACTCCATCCCCAGGATGAAGGGCAAGTTCCTGCAGGCCCAGTACAGGGGCCACGCCTCCTACGGCGCCGTGTGCGCCTATCAGGCCATGTTTGACGAGATAGACGAGGGGACCGCCATATTCAAGGTCACCAACAAGCCGCCCACCGGCAACGGAGCCGTGTTTGCCGACCTGGAGGGCATGCCTTCGGACACCTATCTGAAGATAGTCAGAGAGGGCAAGAGGCTGATACAGAGGAACGTCAAAAAGTGACAGAACGCATAGCAGAGGTCCGTCGTCGTATAGACGAAGCCGCAAAAAGGGTAGCCGCCAAAGAGGTTACCCTTATTGCTGTCAGCAAGACAAAGCCCGTGGAGGCCATCAGGGAGGCTCAGGCCTGCGGCGTCACCGAGTTCGGCGAGAATTACGTGAATGAGGCCCTGGCAAAAAGCGAGGCTCTCGCCGGCACCCCCTTTCATCTGCATTTCATCGGGCATCTGCAGACCAACAAGGCCGGGCGCATAGTGCCCGCGGCCCGCCTGATACACTCGGTGGACTCTCTTCATCTGGCCGCCGGGATAGACAAGCAGGCCCGCAAGGCGGGCATAGTGAGCTCCGTCCTCCTGGAGGTGAACATCTCCGGCGAGGCTTCCAAGTTCGGCTTTGAGCCCTCCGGGGTCCTTGATGCTGCCAAGAGGCTGGCGGACGAATGTCCCGGCCTGCGCATATGCGGGCTGATGGGCATGGCCCCTTTTCTGGAGGACCCGGAAGGGACCCGTCCCTATTTTGCCTCGCTGAAAAAGCTGTATGACGCCCTGGACCCTTCGCAGCAGATATGGCTGTCCATGGGTATGAGCGGCGACTACGTTCAGGCCATAGAAGAGGGCAGCAATATGGTCCGGGTGGGAAC includes the following:
- a CDS encoding YggS family pyridoxal phosphate-dependent enzyme, translating into MTERIAEVRRRIDEAAKRVAAKEVTLIAVSKTKPVEAIREAQACGVTEFGENYVNEALAKSEALAGTPFHLHFIGHLQTNKAGRIVPAARLIHSVDSLHLAAGIDKQARKAGIVSSVLLEVNISGEASKFGFEPSGVLDAAKRLADECPGLRICGLMGMAPFLEDPEGTRPYFASLKKLYDALDPSQQIWLSMGMSGDYVQAIEEGSNMVRVGTAIFGSRDHNK
- a CDS encoding xylosidase/arabinosidase, with the translated sequence MKTILLLLVLTLLPLCVCAVNTDWGKLSDMDYDQVCARTFVVPQVKRISGAVDPNGIPGKVMCGYQGWFAAEGDGYGRGWYHYQGGRGFTPESLTIDMWPDTSEYKELYPTAFKNPDGTTAGIFSSLDLSTTRLHFSWMRQYSIDGVYLQRFVGEVAGRDGLYHNNIVLHNARIAANEYGRVISITYDFSGQGRELVDNVKKDWMRLVDDARITKDPAFLRHNGKPVLELWGVGFNDNRRYTIEDCIELVDWLHNDPKYGGCYVVIGVPDGWREQNRDCIKSDAMTEVLDKADCISPWAVGRFGSIREFSDWALAKARADYEWCVKRGKIFMPVVFPGFTWHNMNPDSPLNSIPRMKGKFLQAQYRGHASYGAVCAYQAMFDEIDEGTAIFKVTNKPPTGNGAVFADLEGMPSDTYLKIVREGKRLIQRNVKK